Proteins encoded in a region of the Planococcus shixiaomingii genome:
- the katA gene encoding catalase KatA, with translation MSTDKRALTTSWGAPVSDNQNSQTAGLRGPVLLQDVHLLEKLAHFNRERIPERVVHAKGAGAHGYFEVTNDVTKYTKAAFLSEVGKKTDMFARFSTVAGELGSADTVRDPRGFSLKFYTEEGNYDLVGNNTPIFFIRDAIKFPDFIHTQKRDPRTHLKNPNAVWDFWSLSPESLHQVTYLMGDRGIPATLRHMHGFGSHTFKWTNAFGESVWVKYHMLTEQGIKNITQDVADKIAGENADFHTEDLFNAIEEGDFPAWKMFVQIMPLEDANTYRFDPFDVTKTWSHKDYPLIEVGRMVLNRNPENYFAEVEQATFSPGTLVPGIDVSPDKMLQGRLFAYHDAHRYRVGANHQMLPINAAKNQVNNYQRDGQMNFGTNGGGSVYYEPNSYGGPVETPAAKPAPLAVEGFTDAVPYREEDFYTQPGDLYRLQSAEEQERLVATFVGGLSSVTKEDIKLRQISHLYKADPEFGTRVAEGLGLTVPGLAETI, from the coding sequence ATGAGTACAGACAAAAGAGCTCTAACTACAAGCTGGGGTGCCCCAGTAAGTGACAACCAAAACTCGCAGACAGCCGGACTACGCGGCCCCGTACTATTGCAAGATGTCCACCTTCTTGAAAAATTAGCTCACTTTAACAGAGAGCGTATTCCTGAGCGCGTTGTACACGCAAAAGGCGCTGGCGCCCACGGTTATTTTGAAGTAACGAATGATGTAACGAAATATACAAAAGCTGCTTTCTTATCAGAGGTAGGCAAAAAGACAGATATGTTCGCCCGTTTCTCTACAGTGGCTGGTGAACTCGGATCTGCTGATACGGTACGCGACCCGCGCGGCTTTTCTTTGAAATTTTATACAGAAGAAGGAAACTACGATTTAGTTGGAAATAACACACCGATTTTCTTTATTCGCGACGCGATTAAGTTTCCTGATTTCATCCATACACAAAAACGAGATCCAAGAACTCACTTGAAAAACCCTAACGCCGTCTGGGACTTCTGGTCATTATCACCAGAATCATTGCACCAAGTTACATACTTAATGGGCGACCGCGGTATCCCTGCTACACTCCGCCATATGCATGGTTTCGGAAGCCATACATTCAAATGGACTAACGCTTTCGGTGAATCTGTTTGGGTGAAATACCATATGTTGACTGAACAAGGCATTAAAAACATCACTCAAGATGTTGCTGATAAAATTGCCGGTGAAAATGCTGATTTCCATACAGAAGACTTGTTCAATGCTATTGAAGAAGGCGACTTCCCAGCTTGGAAAATGTTTGTTCAAATCATGCCATTGGAAGATGCGAACACATACCGCTTTGACCCGTTCGATGTTACGAAAACATGGTCTCATAAAGATTATCCATTGATCGAAGTTGGACGCATGGTGCTTAACCGCAATCCCGAAAACTATTTTGCAGAAGTTGAGCAAGCTACCTTCTCACCTGGCACGTTGGTTCCTGGCATCGACGTATCTCCGGACAAGATGCTTCAAGGCCGTTTGTTCGCATACCACGATGCACACCGTTACCGCGTAGGAGCAAACCACCAAATGCTGCCGATCAACGCTGCGAAAAACCAAGTCAACAACTACCAGCGCGATGGCCAAATGAACTTTGGAACTAACGGTGGCGGTTCTGTTTATTACGAACCGAACAGCTACGGCGGTCCGGTTGAAACTCCTGCTGCGAAACCAGCTCCACTTGCAGTTGAAGGCTTCACGGATGCTGTACCTTATCGCGAAGAAGACTTCTACACACAACCTGGGGACCTTTACCGCCTGCAATCTGCGGAAGAACAAGAACGCCTTGTTGCAACTTTCGTTGGCGGTTTGAGCTCAGTTACAAAAGAAGACATCAAACTTCGACAGATCAGCCATTTGTACAAAGCAGATCCGGAATTCGGAACTCGCGTGGCAGAAGGCCTCGGTCTTACAGTTCCAGGTTTAGCCGAAACAATTTAA
- a CDS encoding LysM peptidoglycan-binding domain-containing protein — protein MKKIAFSVLATGSLALFLGVSDTEASTYTIKSGDSLWKVATENKVSVSNLRQWNNLNTDTVYPNQKLTLTAPKTVTVATSEKKAAATVSTVTASSTTYIVKSGDTLSKIASQYKTSVSALQKLNGISGSTIYVGQKLKVNGTAVSPAPKPAATVTTVSPSTSSTYKVVSGDSLSGIAKKKGVTVTQLMKWNNLSSSVIRVGQVLKIENAVSSSQPSAPAAATPAPAASTTGTYKVVSGDTLSGIAHRHGISVTQIMNWNNLTSSNIRVGQTLKVNNTLVATQPSTTPVSAPVTAPKSSSTVNTIISTATSLQGIPYVWGGATPQGFDCSGYIYYVYNKAGVSVPRTNTTGLDARSYDVSKPQVGDLVFFKNTYRQGISHVGIYIGNNQFIHAGGDRVQITSLNDSYWGKHFDSYKRLYAMD, from the coding sequence ATGAAAAAAATCGCTTTTTCAGTCCTCGCGACAGGTTCTTTAGCCTTATTTTTAGGGGTGTCAGATACTGAGGCAAGTACCTATACAATTAAATCCGGGGATAGCCTTTGGAAAGTTGCGACTGAAAATAAAGTTTCCGTCTCTAACCTTAGGCAATGGAATAATTTAAACACGGATACCGTTTATCCGAATCAAAAATTAACTTTAACGGCACCAAAAACGGTAACCGTTGCAACATCAGAAAAAAAAGCTGCCGCTACCGTAAGTACAGTCACAGCTTCCAGTACTACATACATAGTAAAATCCGGAGATACATTATCAAAGATCGCCAGCCAATATAAGACGAGCGTGAGCGCTCTTCAAAAGTTGAACGGAATATCTGGTTCTACAATCTATGTTGGACAAAAATTAAAAGTGAATGGCACAGCTGTCTCTCCTGCACCAAAACCGGCAGCAACAGTGACTACTGTTTCACCTTCAACCAGTTCTACTTATAAAGTAGTAAGCGGCGATTCCTTATCCGGCATCGCTAAAAAGAAAGGCGTTACAGTTACGCAGCTTATGAAATGGAATAACTTATCTTCCAGTGTTATCCGTGTGGGACAAGTGCTTAAAATCGAGAATGCTGTTTCCTCCAGCCAGCCGAGCGCGCCTGCTGCAGCAACTCCAGCACCAGCAGCTTCAACAACTGGAACGTATAAAGTAGTAAGCGGTGATACACTTTCTGGCATCGCTCACCGCCATGGTATCTCGGTCACACAAATTATGAACTGGAATAACTTGACTTCAAGCAATATCCGCGTTGGACAAACGCTTAAAGTTAATAATACTCTCGTAGCAACACAGCCAAGCACGACTCCGGTCTCTGCTCCTGTAACTGCTCCAAAAAGTTCAAGCACTGTTAACACAATTATTTCTACCGCTACTTCGTTGCAGGGCATTCCTTACGTATGGGGCGGTGCTACTCCTCAGGGGTTTGACTGCAGTGGATACATCTATTATGTATACAATAAAGCGGGCGTAAGTGTTCCGCGCACAAATACAACTGGACTTGATGCCCGCTCGTATGATGTGAGCAAACCTCAAGTCGGGGATTTGGTTTTCTTTAAAAATACCTACCGCCAAGGCATTTCTCATGTCGGCATCTACATCGGCAATAATCAATTCATCCATGCAGGCGGTGACCGTGTTCAGATTACCAGTTTGAACGATAGCTACTGGGGCAAGCATTTTGATAGCTATAAACGCTTGTACGCTATGGACTAA
- a CDS encoding fatty acid--CoA ligase, translated as MYATLGKIFDQTVSKYPEKEALVDLRKNQRWTYREWKEEVHRLANALIAAGVVKGDRVSTFLFNTDELATALFACAKIGAIFNPINFRLKAEEVAYILNDASPKVVLFEEQLAASISAVQSQFPATQFWIIDGEKPDYAKSYYEQIADASTNLPEIEVNEMDTYAIMYTSGTTGRPKGVIHRHRDMVEQSLICTAIIKYTKDDIGLVIAPMFHCAELHCCIIPRVHSGASSIIMHQFNPMAALETVEKERVTVMFAVPTMWSMMAQQEGAGAKVKSLRRGLYGAAPMAPVLVKEVKETLGIDLIQAYGQTEMGPAITFLAEDEQLTKAGSAGKAAYNHEIRIVRPNENGPSEPDETLKPGEVGEIIVKGPCMMEGYFNRQEATENALYKGWYHSSDLGYLDEDGYLYVADRVDDMIISGGENIYPREVEDVLHEHPAINDVAVLGIPDEKWGESVLAFVVSKDPNLTEQELEEFCKNNNNLAGYKRPRSYRFVDELPRNASGKIQKFLLRELNAESGSR; from the coding sequence ATGTATGCAACACTAGGGAAAATCTTCGATCAGACGGTGAGCAAGTACCCAGAAAAAGAGGCATTGGTAGATTTAAGAAAAAATCAACGATGGACATACCGGGAATGGAAAGAAGAAGTGCATCGCTTGGCTAATGCGTTGATTGCTGCGGGGGTGGTGAAAGGCGATCGTGTATCAACTTTTCTTTTTAATACTGATGAATTGGCTACCGCGTTGTTCGCCTGTGCGAAGATTGGTGCCATATTCAATCCGATAAACTTCCGCCTAAAAGCAGAAGAAGTGGCTTACATTTTAAATGATGCGAGTCCAAAAGTAGTACTGTTTGAAGAGCAATTGGCAGCGTCAATTTCTGCTGTTCAATCGCAATTTCCAGCTACCCAGTTTTGGATTATTGATGGGGAAAAGCCGGACTACGCCAAAAGCTATTATGAACAAATAGCGGATGCCAGCACGAATTTGCCGGAAATAGAAGTAAATGAAATGGATACGTATGCCATCATGTATACGAGTGGGACTACTGGACGTCCTAAGGGCGTCATTCATAGGCACCGGGATATGGTTGAACAAAGCCTGATTTGCACAGCAATCATTAAATACACGAAAGATGATATCGGCCTTGTCATCGCACCGATGTTCCATTGTGCTGAATTGCATTGCTGCATCATTCCGAGAGTTCATTCAGGAGCCTCCAGTATCATCATGCATCAATTTAATCCCATGGCTGCACTTGAAACGGTCGAGAAAGAAAGAGTTACCGTCATGTTTGCTGTGCCGACAATGTGGAGCATGATGGCGCAGCAAGAAGGCGCAGGAGCAAAAGTGAAAAGCTTGCGGCGCGGGCTATACGGAGCCGCTCCAATGGCGCCAGTTCTTGTCAAAGAAGTAAAAGAAACTTTGGGAATTGACTTGATTCAAGCGTATGGACAAACGGAAATGGGGCCGGCCATCACTTTCCTTGCTGAAGACGAGCAGTTGACGAAAGCAGGATCTGCCGGAAAAGCCGCCTATAATCATGAAATCCGCATCGTTCGCCCAAATGAAAACGGGCCTTCTGAACCGGATGAGACTTTAAAACCCGGTGAAGTCGGGGAGATTATTGTCAAAGGGCCGTGCATGATGGAAGGGTATTTCAATCGTCAGGAAGCCACTGAGAATGCTCTGTACAAAGGGTGGTATCACTCGAGTGATCTTGGTTATTTGGATGAAGACGGCTATTTATATGTAGCAGACCGGGTAGACGATATGATTATAAGCGGCGGTGAGAACATTTATCCGCGCGAAGTGGAAGATGTGCTCCATGAACACCCGGCAATTAACGATGTAGCGGTGCTTGGAATTCCGGACGAGAAGTGGGGAGAGTCTGTATTGGCGTTTGTTGTGTCTAAAGACCCGAATCTTACAGAACAAGAGCTGGAGGAGTTCTGCAAGAATAACAACAACTTGGCAGGCTATAAACGTCCGAGAAGCTACCGGTTCGTCGATGAACTGCCACGCAACGCCAGCGGAAAGATCCAAAAGTTTTTATTGCGCGAGTTAAATGCAGAAAGCGGCAGCCGTTAA
- a CDS encoding hotdog fold thioesterase, with amino-acid sequence MKMKPVEETIAGVLGIEFVDIQADRVTATMPVHAATHQPFGQLHGGASVVLAESVASVGTWNLIDQENEFAVGLEINANHIRGKRDGLVTAIGTPLHKGRTTMVWDIKIVDEEENLICVSRCTVAVVKKKDGK; translated from the coding sequence ATGAAAATGAAACCGGTAGAAGAAACGATAGCAGGCGTTTTGGGTATTGAATTTGTAGATATACAAGCGGATCGGGTGACTGCTACGATGCCTGTGCATGCAGCAACCCATCAACCGTTTGGCCAGCTTCATGGAGGAGCGTCTGTGGTCTTGGCGGAATCTGTAGCAAGTGTCGGCACATGGAACCTTATCGACCAGGAAAATGAGTTTGCCGTCGGCCTTGAGATCAACGCCAATCACATCCGCGGCAAGCGCGACGGACTTGTAACGGCTATTGGCACTCCGTTGCACAAAGGACGGACAACGATGGTATGGGATATCAAAATTGTCGATGAAGAAGAAAATTTGATTTGCGTGTCGCGATGTACAGTGGCCGTTGTTAAAAAGAAAGATGGAAAATAA
- the fabG gene encoding 3-oxoacyl-ACP reductase FabG: MGKTFEGRTAFVTGGSRGIGRQIVERFASEGANVAIIDVNEEALASAQTELQEKGYSVYIKNASVTDRDQIESAMKEVFGLFGSIDILVNNAGVIRDNMLFKMTDEDWLTVMDVHLKGAFYATRAAQQYMTQNNYGRIINISSTSALGNRGQSNYSTAKAGLQGLTKTLAIELGKFGITANAVAPGFIETDMTKATAERIGVPFEELVKASVAQIPVGRSGKPEDIANAVAFFADERSSFVSGQVLYVAGGPKN, encoded by the coding sequence GTGGGAAAAACATTTGAAGGAAGAACAGCATTCGTTACAGGAGGCAGCCGAGGCATCGGCCGGCAAATTGTGGAACGCTTTGCAAGCGAAGGGGCGAATGTTGCCATAATTGACGTTAACGAAGAGGCTTTGGCATCCGCTCAAACCGAACTGCAAGAAAAAGGCTATTCGGTCTATATAAAAAATGCCAGCGTGACAGACCGCGATCAAATTGAAAGTGCAATGAAAGAAGTGTTCGGCCTTTTTGGTTCGATTGATATTTTGGTCAATAATGCAGGTGTCATCAGAGACAATATGCTGTTTAAAATGACCGATGAGGATTGGCTGACGGTCATGGATGTCCACTTGAAAGGGGCATTTTACGCAACGCGCGCTGCCCAGCAATACATGACCCAAAACAACTATGGCCGCATCATCAACATCTCTTCAACATCCGCACTCGGCAACCGGGGCCAATCCAATTATTCAACTGCAAAAGCAGGATTGCAAGGATTGACGAAAACGCTCGCGATTGAACTTGGCAAGTTTGGCATAACTGCAAATGCAGTAGCGCCTGGCTTTATCGAGACAGACATGACGAAAGCGACAGCAGAGCGCATCGGTGTGCCATTTGAAGAATTGGTCAAAGCAAGCGTGGCACAAATTCCAGTCGGGCGCAGCGGGAAACCGGAAGATATTGCCAACGCCGTGGCGTTCTTTGCGGACGAGCGCTCGTCCTTTGTCAGCGGTCAAGTACTGTATGTGGCGGGCGGCCCAAAAAACTAA
- a CDS encoding MaoC family dehydratase N-terminal domain-containing protein, whose amino-acid sequence MLKSSIGKKSNKVKNTIERGAVRKFAEAINDPDPIYLDETAGANSRYKRNIAPPTFPVTFDAGTIPDMNLPAKGLIHGEQIYHYKRPLYVGEDVYCWMEVKDYYEKSGNFGDMGFLVVGKYGEDEDGTLLFTEERIVIINEAARKEMVG is encoded by the coding sequence ATGCTAAAATCGAGCATTGGCAAGAAATCAAATAAAGTGAAAAACACCATTGAGAGGGGTGCTGTCCGCAAATTCGCGGAAGCGATCAACGACCCGGATCCCATTTACCTGGATGAAACAGCAGGAGCAAATTCGCGCTATAAGCGGAATATCGCACCCCCAACTTTTCCGGTTACGTTTGACGCTGGCACTATTCCGGACATGAATTTACCTGCAAAAGGGCTGATACATGGAGAGCAAATTTATCATTACAAACGGCCTTTATACGTAGGGGAAGATGTCTATTGCTGGATGGAAGTGAAAGATTATTACGAGAAAAGCGGAAACTTCGGCGATATGGGGTTTTTAGTGGTGGGAAAATACGGGGAAGATGAAGATGGAACGCTATTGTTTACGGAAGAGCGTATCGTCATTATCAATGAAGCGGCACGAAAGGAGATGGTGGGATGA
- a CDS encoding MaoC/PaaZ C-terminal domain-containing protein, with the protein MSRLADLQVGESLAPVQLNPVGRLDLIKYAGASGDFNPIHTIDEEAENAGLPGIIAHGMWTMGNLATLFTPYMEEGFIQDYSIRFKGMVFLGDVVTLRAKVAEKQPQQVKFSVGAVNQHGKNVLQGDLVFSL; encoded by the coding sequence ATGAGCCGTTTAGCTGATTTGCAAGTGGGGGAATCACTGGCGCCAGTTCAATTGAACCCGGTCGGCCGTCTGGATTTGATCAAGTATGCTGGAGCTTCCGGAGATTTCAATCCCATTCATACGATTGACGAAGAAGCTGAGAATGCAGGATTGCCAGGCATCATCGCTCATGGCATGTGGACGATGGGGAACTTGGCAACCCTGTTCACACCTTATATGGAAGAAGGGTTTATCCAGGACTATTCCATCCGCTTTAAAGGAATGGTCTTTTTGGGAGACGTCGTCACTTTAAGAGCCAAAGTTGCTGAAAAGCAACCGCAACAAGTTAAGTTCAGCGTGGGAGCTGTCAACCAGCATGGAAAAAACGTCTTACAAGGTGATCTGGTTTTCTCTTTATGA
- a CDS encoding TetR/AcrR family transcriptional regulator: MKADLIKQSTDLFVEKGFSATSIQDIVDTLGVTKGSFYYHFKSKEALLMDIHLRYIDDLLKRQKAILDTEQTNRGKLVKVVELLIHDIETQGALGRVYYREIRHLTPENAALIKAKRGEFRENIEKIMEAGIKAGEFRENLQPKMITFAILGVTNWSYQWFNPEGALSVADLADMYTDFILNGIVASEK; the protein is encoded by the coding sequence ATGAAAGCAGATTTGATCAAGCAAAGCACCGACCTATTTGTTGAAAAAGGGTTCAGTGCTACTTCCATACAAGACATCGTTGACACACTAGGCGTCACAAAGGGATCGTTCTATTATCATTTTAAGAGCAAAGAAGCGCTTCTTATGGATATTCATCTCCGCTATATTGACGATTTGCTGAAAAGGCAGAAAGCGATTTTGGATACAGAACAAACAAATCGGGGCAAGCTTGTGAAAGTCGTGGAATTGTTGATCCATGATATTGAAACACAAGGTGCGCTTGGCCGGGTATACTACCGGGAAATCCGCCACTTAACACCTGAAAATGCAGCGTTGATAAAAGCAAAACGCGGCGAATTTCGGGAGAATATCGAGAAAATCATGGAAGCTGGCATCAAAGCCGGAGAATTCCGGGAGAATCTGCAGCCGAAAATGATCACTTTTGCGATTCTTGGCGTCACCAACTGGAGTTACCAATGGTTCAACCCGGAAGGTGCTTTGTCCGTCGCTGACTTAGCGGATATGTATACGGATTTCATCTT